From Deltaproteobacteria bacterium HGW-Deltaproteobacteria-18, a single genomic window includes:
- a CDS encoding SOS mutagenesis and repair protein UmuC, with protein MRDFYLMVDCNNFYASCERVFDPRLEGRPVVVLSNNDGCVIARSGEAKALGIVMGEPAYKREAFFTRNGVHVFSSNYALYGDMSARVMQTLTRFADETEVYSIDECFLLLRGLSASSLLQTAREIRHTVRQWTGIPVCVGIARTKTLAKIANRLAKKESRDGVRLLEDDEDINEVLQGLETGDVWGIGRKNAQRLSACGVRTALDLKGQDDDWIRRHLTVTGLRTVLELRQTPCIALEETPPPARSLVCSRSFGTRIESLDSLEEAVSAYVQRAGEKLRRKGLVAAAVQVFVETNRFQPGPQYTGSRCRALPAPTANTLDLHGPALEILREIHKPGYRYQKAGVILLDLSPASGRQLSFLEPHGEEKTRRDALMLAMDRINTVHGRGTLTLAASGQGKKEWHMRQERRSPSYTTSWAELPVAR; from the coding sequence ATGCGCGACTTCTACCTCATGGTCGACTGCAACAATTTCTACGCCTCCTGCGAGCGGGTCTTCGACCCCCGACTGGAGGGCAGGCCCGTGGTCGTGCTGTCCAACAACGACGGCTGCGTCATCGCCCGCTCCGGCGAGGCCAAGGCCCTAGGCATCGTCATGGGCGAACCGGCCTACAAGCGGGAGGCATTCTTCACCCGCAACGGCGTGCACGTCTTCTCTTCCAACTACGCCCTCTACGGGGACATGTCCGCACGGGTCATGCAGACGCTGACGCGGTTCGCGGACGAGACGGAAGTCTATTCCATCGACGAATGCTTTCTGCTGCTGCGGGGTTTGAGCGCCTCCTCCCTGCTGCAGACCGCCCGCGAAATCCGCCACACGGTGCGGCAGTGGACCGGTATCCCGGTCTGTGTAGGCATCGCCCGAACCAAGACCCTGGCCAAGATCGCCAACCGGCTGGCCAAGAAGGAAAGCAGGGACGGGGTACGCCTGCTGGAGGACGATGAAGACATAAACGAGGTTCTGCAGGGTCTCGAAACAGGGGACGTATGGGGCATCGGCCGCAAAAACGCGCAGCGCCTCAGTGCCTGCGGGGTGCGCACCGCTCTGGACCTTAAAGGTCAGGACGACGACTGGATCCGCCGCCACCTGACCGTGACCGGCCTGCGCACCGTGCTGGAGCTGCGCCAGACCCCGTGCATCGCCCTGGAGGAGACCCCTCCCCCGGCCAGATCGCTGGTCTGCTCGCGCTCTTTTGGCACACGCATCGAGAGCCTGGACAGCCTGGAGGAGGCGGTCTCGGCCTACGTGCAGCGGGCCGGGGAAAAATTGCGCCGCAAGGGTCTGGTGGCCGCGGCCGTGCAGGTCTTTGTGGAAACGAACCGCTTTCAGCCGGGCCCCCAGTACACCGGGAGTCGCTGCCGCGCCCTGCCCGCCCCCACGGCCAACACCCTTGACCTGCATGGCCCGGCCCTTGAAATCCTGCGCGAGATCCACAAGCCGGGATACAGATACCAAAAGGCGGGCGTGATTCTCCTGGACCTCTCCCCGGCCTCGGGCCGCCAGCTCTCCTTCCTGGAGCCCCATGGGGAGGAAAAAACCCGCCGCGACGCGCTCATGCTGGCCATGGACCGGATCAACACCGTCCACGGCCGGGGCACCCTGACCCTGGCCGCCTCGGGCCAGGGGAAAAAGGAATGGCACATGCGCCAGGAACGGCGATCACCGAGCTATACCACGTCCTGGGCCGAACTCCCCGTAGCCCGCTGA
- a CDS encoding formate dehydrogenase produces MNSKWIPTVCYQCKAECAILARVEDGVLKEIRGNPKARGKACVKGMAGVSLEYSPDRLTRPLKRIGKRGEGKFEPCTWNEALDAITGKLVALRDCGEAHKLTASFFPHSISDPKWRFLNAYGGFINTALPHCDSAKIVACIKAMGGVPNHHIPPNFASVPKGGVIILAGRHAMGCLDDAAVPRDILNARDRGAILVVLDPIFTADAAKADWWIPVKPSGDTALFTGMTHHIVMNGLHNKGFVENWIREGDFDKFRDYLADKTPEAMSEICDVPAQDIVKLAEMCASAPSVGVDSFKGIMLGQALDFGHAWTNFLAVTGNIDNPGGQPLPDLTPLSPVLPAPAGPNLAEKGWHRTGPDKDKFGNYSFIMEPTWYEAQAIKNGDLKVLVTAECNPALTEMGQEEWRKAVTMTDDKGQYLLEMLISYEIMLSETAKYADYVLPDKTYLERWELLYMPWWYNFGHGLALRQPVVEAPGECRHSNEVFIELGKRLCPEYFVFKDDLEYYDIQLAGLGLSVEKLQAMGGLWSPGTIGFRKYERAGFGTPSKKVHLYWEDLEDVNQALPRVGLAPEYEVDAGEFPFFLISYRTIFHQGSGQWTHNNPQLRDPIGGIMENPLLVNTASAKKLGIEDGALVTVRSRTGRIKVRAKCTERIRPDCLGLHHGFGATVGRVAVLGEGVSDNVLIPDSGMTLDWQDLVGGESHVSTRVTVER; encoded by the coding sequence ATGAACAGTAAATGGATTCCCACCGTGTGCTACCAGTGCAAGGCCGAGTGCGCCATCCTGGCCAGGGTGGAGGACGGGGTGCTCAAGGAAATCCGGGGCAACCCGAAGGCCCGCGGCAAGGCCTGCGTCAAGGGCATGGCCGGTGTGTCCCTGGAGTACAGCCCGGATAGGCTGACCCGACCCCTGAAACGGATCGGCAAACGCGGCGAGGGCAAATTCGAACCATGCACCTGGAATGAAGCCCTGGACGCCATCACCGGCAAGCTCGTCGCACTGCGGGACTGTGGCGAAGCCCACAAGCTCACAGCCAGCTTCTTCCCCCATTCCATCAGCGACCCAAAGTGGCGCTTTCTGAACGCCTACGGCGGCTTCATCAACACCGCCCTGCCGCACTGCGACTCGGCCAAGATAGTGGCCTGCATCAAAGCCATGGGCGGCGTGCCCAACCATCACATACCGCCGAATTTCGCTTCCGTGCCCAAGGGCGGAGTCATCATCCTCGCCGGACGTCACGCCATGGGATGCCTCGATGATGCAGCCGTGCCCCGCGACATATTGAACGCCAGGGATCGCGGCGCCATCCTCGTGGTCCTCGACCCCATCTTCACGGCCGACGCTGCCAAGGCCGACTGGTGGATTCCCGTCAAGCCCTCGGGGGACACCGCGCTTTTCACGGGCATGACCCACCACATCGTCATGAACGGGCTCCACAACAAGGGGTTCGTTGAGAACTGGATCCGCGAAGGCGACTTCGACAAATTCAGGGACTATCTCGCGGACAAGACCCCGGAGGCCATGAGCGAGATCTGCGACGTCCCGGCCCAGGACATTGTGAAGCTGGCCGAGATGTGCGCCTCGGCCCCTTCCGTGGGCGTGGACAGCTTCAAGGGCATCATGCTCGGACAGGCCCTGGATTTCGGGCACGCCTGGACCAACTTCCTGGCCGTGACCGGCAACATCGACAACCCCGGCGGCCAGCCCTTGCCCGACCTGACGCCGCTCTCGCCGGTCCTGCCCGCACCGGCCGGCCCGAACCTGGCGGAAAAGGGCTGGCACCGCACAGGGCCGGACAAGGACAAGTTCGGCAACTACTCCTTCATCATGGAGCCTACCTGGTACGAGGCCCAGGCCATCAAGAACGGCGACCTGAAGGTGCTTGTCACGGCGGAGTGCAACCCGGCCCTGACAGAGATGGGCCAGGAGGAGTGGCGCAAGGCCGTGACCATGACCGACGACAAGGGCCAGTATCTGCTGGAAATGCTGATCAGCTACGAGATAATGCTCTCCGAGACAGCCAAATATGCTGACTATGTGCTACCGGACAAAACCTACCTCGAGCGATGGGAACTGCTCTACATGCCCTGGTGGTACAACTTCGGTCATGGCTTGGCCCTGCGCCAGCCCGTGGTCGAAGCTCCTGGTGAATGCAGGCATTCCAACGAGGTCTTCATCGAGCTCGGCAAGCGTCTGTGCCCCGAATACTTCGTCTTCAAGGATGATCTGGAATACTACGACATCCAGCTGGCGGGCCTTGGTCTTTCGGTGGAGAAGCTGCAGGCCATGGGCGGGCTCTGGTCGCCCGGAACCATCGGCTTCAGGAAATATGAGCGGGCCGGCTTCGGCACACCCAGCAAAAAGGTCCACCTCTACTGGGAGGACCTGGAGGATGTGAACCAGGCCCTGCCGCGCGTGGGCCTGGCCCCCGAATATGAGGTCGATGCCGGAGAGTTCCCGTTCTTTCTCATCTCCTACAGGACCATCTTCCACCAGGGATCGGGCCAGTGGACCCACAACAACCCGCAACTGCGCGACCCCATCGGCGGAATCATGGAGAATCCGCTGCTCGTCAATACTGCCTCGGCCAAAAAGCTCGGCATCGAAGACGGGGCGTTAGTCACCGTGCGCTCCCGCACCGGCCGGATCAAAGTCCGGGCCAAGTGCACCGAGCGCATCCGCCCCGACTGCCTGGGCCTGCACCACGGCTTCGGCGCCACCGTCGGCCGTGTGGCGGTGCTTGGCGAAGGAGTCAGCGACAACGTCCTCATCCCGGATTCGGGCATGACGCTCGACTGGCAGGACCTGGTCGGCGGAGAATCGCACGTGTCCACCCGCGTCACCG
- a CDS encoding molybdopterin oxidoreductase codes for MTITACTLDCPDACSLVAENGRDGLRLRGNPDHPFTRGFVCPKLDVHRRRLASPHRLRSPRLKVDGRWQDIGWDEALGLCAEKIGQYRDEPRSILHVRGSGNRGVVKALSNLFFRRLGASGLHGSLCDEAGIEACMKDFGSLRTNDISDILNTSALINWGRDLARGSVHLAAMARALRKKGVPVVTIAPGEDTAQGFTDHFVRVKPGTDRFLAAAVLREVLRRKGIAPEVAAGCHEPESFEDLLAESGPRLLEWCGARPEDVALLADHYAGPLPVATLLGWGLQRYRFGGQNVRFINALAMLSGQVGRSGGGAYFGLSSMANLVLPWKAQTAYGRTLLMPDLARELRRADPPVRMAWVECINPANQFPEAAAVAEALAGLDFVVVADAFMTDTAEVADLILPVALMLEQEDVVGSFLHEYVQWSAKAVEPPQGVRTDYQILSELGGRLSPPVVLPEPEAALRQALDSPSLGASLEELRRTGYVRSNHPAVAFENLRFGHGDGLYRLPPRLDPPVEDSQDYPLQLLTLINRRFVHSQILPEEQGGSPVVTVHPRTLEALGITPGAGWLVTELGRIEVLLAADESMHPDCVVYRRGPWGKSGGGVNRIIGFVETDMGGTGAYYEQRCRLEQRDQ; via the coding sequence ATGACCATCACCGCCTGCACCCTCGATTGCCCCGATGCCTGTTCCCTTGTGGCCGAAAATGGGCGGGACGGCCTGCGCCTGCGCGGCAATCCCGACCATCCGTTCACGCGTGGCTTTGTCTGTCCCAAACTCGACGTGCACCGCAGGCGCCTGGCCAGTCCGCATCGCCTGCGCTCGCCCCGGCTCAAAGTCGACGGGCGCTGGCAGGACATAGGCTGGGACGAGGCCCTTGGACTGTGCGCTGAAAAGATCGGCCAGTACCGGGACGAGCCCCGCTCCATCCTGCATGTGCGCGGTTCGGGCAACCGGGGCGTGGTCAAGGCGCTCTCGAACCTCTTTTTTCGCAGACTGGGGGCTTCCGGCCTGCACGGGTCACTGTGCGACGAGGCCGGGATAGAGGCGTGCATGAAAGACTTCGGCAGCCTGCGCACCAACGACATTTCGGACATCCTGAACACCTCGGCGCTCATCAACTGGGGCCGCGACCTGGCGCGGGGCTCCGTGCACCTTGCGGCCATGGCCCGTGCCCTGCGCAAGAAAGGCGTACCGGTGGTGACCATCGCGCCCGGAGAGGACACGGCCCAGGGTTTCACGGATCATTTCGTGCGCGTAAAACCCGGAACGGACCGCTTCCTGGCCGCGGCCGTGCTGCGCGAGGTGCTGCGCCGCAAGGGCATCGCGCCCGAGGTGGCGGCCGGTTGCCACGAGCCGGAGAGTTTTGAGGACCTGCTGGCCGAGTCCGGGCCGAGGCTCCTGGAATGGTGCGGGGCGAGGCCCGAGGACGTGGCGCTGCTGGCGGACCATTACGCCGGGCCTTTGCCCGTGGCGACGCTCCTGGGCTGGGGCCTGCAGCGCTACCGATTCGGCGGCCAGAACGTGCGTTTCATCAACGCCCTGGCCATGCTCTCGGGGCAGGTGGGCAGAAGCGGCGGCGGGGCCTATTTCGGCCTGAGCTCCATGGCCAATCTCGTCCTGCCCTGGAAGGCGCAGACGGCGTATGGCCGGACCCTGCTCATGCCCGATCTGGCCCGGGAGCTTCGCCGCGCCGATCCCCCCGTGCGCATGGCCTGGGTGGAGTGCATCAATCCGGCCAATCAGTTTCCGGAGGCTGCGGCTGTAGCCGAGGCCCTGGCCGGTCTCGATTTTGTCGTGGTGGCCGATGCCTTCATGACCGACACGGCCGAGGTCGCGGACCTGATCCTGCCGGTGGCGCTCATGCTCGAGCAGGAGGATGTCGTGGGTTCCTTCCTGCATGAATACGTGCAGTGGAGCGCCAAGGCCGTGGAGCCGCCGCAGGGGGTGCGCACGGATTATCAGATTTTGTCCGAGCTTGGCGGACGGCTTTCGCCTCCCGTGGTCCTGCCGGAGCCGGAGGCGGCCTTGCGCCAGGCGCTGGATTCCCCGAGCCTGGGCGCCAGCCTGGAAGAGCTGCGCCGCACGGGATACGTGCGCTCCAACCACCCTGCCGTGGCCTTCGAAAACCTGCGCTTCGGGCACGGGGACGGCCTCTACCGCCTGCCTCCCCGCCTGGACCCGCCGGTGGAGGACTCGCAGGACTATCCCCTGCAGCTTTTGACGCTCATCAACCGCCGCTTCGTCCATTCCCAGATCCTGCCCGAAGAACAGGGCGGATCGCCGGTCGTGACCGTGCATCCGCGTACCCTTGAGGCCCTTGGCATCACGCCCGGCGCGGGCTGGCTGGTCACGGAACTGGGGCGGATTGAAGTGCTGCTCGCGGCGGACGAGTCCATGCATCCGGACTGCGTGGTCTACCGGCGTGGGCCGTGGGGCAAATCGGGCGGCGGGGTGAACCGCATCATCGGGTTCGTGGAGACGGACATGGGCGGGACGGGCGCGTACTATGAGCAGCGCTGCCGCCTGGAGCAGCGGGATCAGTAG
- a CDS encoding error-prone repair protein UmuD, translating to MSNLLHLTSPRRERVEILGRAVTEPSPGTPLYLDRISAGFPSPADDYIETALDLNTYLIRNPAATFMVRVSGDSMTGAGISDGDVLVVDRSEEPAHSRIVVAVLDGELTVKRLVMKGGQTMLAPENPRYKPIIVNDEQDLHVWGVVSGVVRKL from the coding sequence ATGTCAAACCTTCTTCATCTGACTTCCCCGCGCCGCGAGCGCGTCGAAATCCTGGGCCGCGCCGTCACGGAACCAAGCCCCGGCACGCCCCTCTATCTGGATCGCATCTCGGCCGGCTTCCCCTCGCCGGCCGACGACTACATCGAAACCGCCCTGGACCTGAACACTTATCTGATCCGCAACCCCGCCGCCACATTCATGGTCCGCGTCAGCGGGGACTCCATGACCGGCGCAGGCATAAGCGACGGCGACGTCCTGGTCGTGGACCGCTCCGAAGAACCCGCCCACAGCAGGATCGTGGTCGCGGTGCTGGACGGCGAACTGACGGTCAAGCGCCTGGTCATGAAGGGGGGGCAGACCATGCTGGCCCCGGAAAACCCACGCTACAAACCCATCATCGTGAACGACGAACAGGATCTGCACGTCTGGGGCGTGGTCTCGGGCGTGGTACGGAAGCTCTAG
- the uvdE gene encoding UV DNA damage repair endonuclease UvsE → MRFGLCCLFVAEKISFRTTTAKVLSAMERKKALAKVSDICLHNADNLLLAVQAAQRLGIGAFRIMSPLFPRMTHPEVGYQLEDLPQADTVSTRLSAAKKFAREHDIRLSFHPDQFVVLSSPHAHVVENSVRELEYHAFLAELVGADVINVHGGGTYGDKDAALARFAEVFRRLPENVATRLSVENDDVSYTVSDLLPMCTHLGLPLVYDVHHHRCNPDGLGECEATDLAATTWRGREPYCHISSPREGWQGNPKPHADYINIADVPQCWHGRAMTVDVEAKAKELAVVKLMQKIIGGQ, encoded by the coding sequence ATGCGTTTTGGACTGTGCTGCCTCTTTGTGGCCGAAAAGATTTCCTTCCGCACCACCACGGCCAAGGTGCTGTCCGCCATGGAACGCAAGAAGGCCCTGGCCAAGGTCTCGGACATCTGCCTGCACAACGCGGACAACCTGCTCCTGGCCGTGCAGGCGGCGCAGCGGCTCGGCATCGGGGCATTTCGCATCATGTCGCCCCTTTTCCCGCGCATGACCCACCCCGAGGTCGGCTACCAGCTTGAAGACCTGCCTCAGGCCGATACAGTCTCCACGCGTCTGTCCGCCGCCAAAAAGTTCGCCCGGGAGCACGACATCCGCCTGAGCTTCCATCCGGACCAGTTCGTGGTCCTGTCCTCCCCCCATGCCCACGTGGTCGAAAACTCCGTGCGCGAACTGGAATACCACGCCTTTCTGGCCGAACTGGTCGGCGCGGATGTCATCAACGTCCACGGCGGCGGCACCTACGGCGACAAAGACGCCGCCCTGGCCCGCTTCGCCGAGGTGTTCAGGCGCCTGCCCGAAAATGTGGCCACGCGTCTCAGCGTGGAAAACGACGATGTGAGCTACACCGTGTCCGACCTGTTGCCCATGTGCACGCACCTGGGCCTGCCGCTGGTCTATGACGTGCACCACCACCGCTGCAACCCCGACGGCCTTGGCGAATGCGAGGCCACGGATCTGGCGGCAACGACATGGCGCGGCCGCGAACCCTACTGCCACATATCCTCCCCGCGCGAGGGCTGGCAGGGCAATCCCAAGCCCCATGCCGACTACATCAACATCGCCGATGTCCCGCAGTGCTGGCATGGCCGCGCCATGACCGTGGACGTGGAGGCCAAGGCCAAGGAACTGGCCGTGGTCAAACTGATGCAGAAGATCATTGGTGGGCAATGA